The Panicum virgatum strain AP13 chromosome 3N, P.virgatum_v5, whole genome shotgun sequence genome includes the window AAAATATACAAGATGGCTAGGTACAGATCTCACTGAAGGAGTTCTGGACAAACTGCGAAATCGCTTTAACAGCTTCCATTTCAGCATCATGTTGATTTAGCCCTCTAGACTCTAGGTATTTTTTGCCGATCTTAAAAGAGTGGTCACCACCATCAATAACATGTAGTTCATTCTTGCAGGTCATCTTCTTGCGAGTGGACTCAAGTCTATCTAAGGGGCACAAGCCATCTTTACTTCCCTGGTAACAAAAGTAAAATGAGAAACACAATTTACTATGTTTCACTTTACAATATCAGAaaaaagatcaagaaaaattACATTACCTGAACAAACATTGTTGGAACCTTCAGCTGTAATAGTGTCTCATCTCTCACTGCTCCATTCACTCCCTAAGTTGAATAAAGCACAATGAGATGAAAATAAGATTGATTCCTCAAAATTGTAATTTAATGGTGACCAGTACAGGTTTCTGGCTATAGGAGTGAGAAATTGCAAACAACGTGATGTCAGGTTCCCAGGACAGTCAGGAGCGGAAAACAAGCATGTTCAGAGAGGAACAAAAGGAGAAATTTGTAGTCTCATCTCCAGGAAAGGAATGGCCGTATTGATAACCACTCATAGTAAAACGTCAATTCATAAAGCTACAACATAGTGGGTGCAAAAGCAAGCACTTAAAAGACACGGCAACCATCATCCGTCACAATCAAGCTACAAAGGGAATAGAATCCATTTCTTATCTGGACATCAGTTTAAGAGTACCCAGTAGACGATAATATTCAGGTACAAGGCAACCAAAAAAGCAATGTGCAGACCAGCTAGACAGTGGCAGGATAGGAACCTTCAAAGGGTAACCCAAGCATACAACAGCAGAAACATCAATGTCATCGGAGCTTGCCACCATGCAGCTGACCCTGAGAATGTTGATACACCATTGTCAAATACTCATATCAGAACTCAGAAGAACATTTAGCGTTGGAGGATAACAGTCTACAAGCATTCAAATGTTGAACCAAGCAAAGAAGACACATATTTGTCCACTGAAAATTACCTCGATCCCATGGACTTCCCCATCAAAATAAGAGGATGTCCCTGATACTTGGCGGCAGCATCCTTCACGACGCCCAGGTGATGATCAATAAGCTTCTCTGCCTTTGGCGGCGCCCTGCGCTTCCCACCTGACATATCTGCAAGTTAACATTGTCTTGCCACCACTTAGCTCTTGCTGACAAATTTTGATCCAACGAAATGACAGGCCAAGGATAACGAATTAGCAACTACTTTACTGAATAAACTAACATGGGTAGTCAAAGGTCACCACTTCGACAGCATCCAGGGCGTCCTGCACCATCTCCTTCCAACTAGCACAACCAATCCGGTTTAGCACATCATGTTGCAAGTCTCAGGGGAGACGAATGTTTTACCAAGAATGTATCTGGAGATCCGATTGGCCGCTTGAGCGAGAGTCAGAGTCAGAGACAACTTACTGGACCATCCaatcggaggaggagggggcaccGGCGCCGTGGGCAAAGACGACCACCGGCTGACGTTTAGGCGTCCGAAGGGGAGGAGctggcgccgtcgccggcaagCTCTgatccgcgcggcggcgcttgggaGCCATGAGGAACGGTGATTGAGGGCGGAACAAACCCTAGTCTGGGATTGGGGCGCGGGGGAACGGAAATGGATTGGCTCTCTTTGGTTCTCTCAGTAGTACAGTACAGGTAGTAAAATTTTGATTaataattagaggtactaaataaaataaagtcagtttataaaATTAACTCCACAACTCCTGCGTTACtctgtgagacgaatctaatgaggcatttgatcgTACGATTAAAAattggttactatagcattattgtagccaattatcaattaattaccgtcattagattcgtcgcgatccataaaaaagttttacaaataaactccatttagtacttcatgcatgcaaaatTCTTTGTAGCGCGAGTAGCGCGGAGAAAACCAAACAGAGCTATGAGCGCGGGAAACTCCTCTTGCTTCCCGCCCTTCCACGGTCGGCCAGGGCGTCAGGACTCTGGAGGCAGCCGGCACTTCGGTATAGGTAAAATGGCAGATTTCTTGAGATTTTTGTTTATTTCCTAGTATTTTCCTTAACCTACTTTAATTAATATTTTAGAATGAACCATGAGGCTCTAACTTTATAAACACTCCTTTTCACCATGACCATGACGTCACAGACCTTaaagtttttatttttattttcaaactagcTATCAATAGGTAAAAGTCTTTTTCGCAAAAAAATAGGTAAAAGTCTTAAAAACAAATTATGTATGGCTGTTtcgcaaaaaaattatatatttatgaATAATGCCATTAAATCAAGCAAAATATGCCCAGATAATTTTTAAAGTATAAATGGAAAAAATATTTCCATTAAGCTTTCCATTTGAATAATTTGTTTTGGGATAGATCTACGAACCTCCAATTTAGGCCCATGGGTAACAAGCGGCGGCTGGCCCACGAGTGGGGATCACGGTGGGCCATGGCCGAAAACCGTGTACATCTGACAGATACCTATTCATCagtatctcaaaaaaaaagatacctATTTATCACAAATTATTTGGAACAGTAAAAATCATGTTGTCTCAAACTGCTGCCTTCGATGAGGCTTGCAGTTCAAAAACATGGGAGGCAAAGGCTCCTCCTGCACAGTGCCAGACTTGATTAGCATGCATCTACATTGGTAATTGACATCAGATACAAATAGACGATTAACCCATTTTATCTTTGTATAATTGGATCAGTAAATCAGATTGAAAAACATCACAATAAATGATGCTGGTCTACTCATTCGTAGCCGACCTAGATCAGATCAAATTTCTGGATGGTGCTTTTCCAACCCCAGTTACTTGAGGGGTAGGtggtgttgtttaatttgacccTTTTTGTTTCCAGGGGCATTCAGTCTTtgtcacatcaaaaaaaatcttattgtttaaaagtattaaataaaatatatttataaaattttttacacagatgTGTGCTAATTCGGGAGACAAATCTAACGAGTCTAACCAATCCAtaattgctacagtgatactacagtaaccatccgctgcTTATagttaatatacctcattagattcatctcacaaTTTAGCCATagagttctgcaattagttttgtaattaaattttatttaatacttttaaatatcAAGATTCTTTTTGATATGATATGATCTAAAGTTTAGCCTATGATCTAAAGTTTAGCCTCTATATCCAAACAACCTCTGCTGATAAGCCCATGGAGCCAAATACTACAATGGCGGTGCTAACTTTAGTTTGGTGCTCACCAGCTCAACCATCCACCTAAGGCCAGGCATTCTATTAGAGTTTAAATCATCTGATGATCCACAGATAAAAGAGATTAATGGATCGGATATTCTACAAGAATCAAAATCTCACTAGTGCCAATTTAACCAACTCTCAActtttccttaaaaaaaacaaatctcGACTGCGGAAAAGGAAAATACAACATGAGAACACATTGAACAAAGATCCTCTGAGTTTGAGATGCCTGGCCTCATGTTACTTAGCCATGAAAACTTAccggtagtttttttttttgtgaaaatacTTACCGGTAGTTTGATGCTGAAGAGTAAAACGGTTCTTAGACTGTGGGTTGAAAATCAGGCTAAAATTACAGTTTTATGAACATAACTGTATGGCATCTTTGGTGTCTAACTCTAACCCTCAAAGGTGAAAGAACGGATATAGTCTCAAGACAATACTAGGAAGCCTACATATATTTCTCTGACTGCCCACACCTGTCCACAAAACTGCTACTTTATTTCTCTTTTGCGGATACAACAAAATTGTTCCTGACATGTCAAGACAGACATCTGGCGGCAcacaaaatttccaaaattACGAGTTTCTTTTGATCAACTATCTCAAAAAGGAAGAAATGACTCAACATATCCAAACGCGTattcttttttatatatttttctcaaACTTTTGGAAGGAGCCAGCCCATAGCGTCAATGGCAGAGTAATGTAATGTACCCATCAGGATTGCCAGTAACAATGCAAAAGCAGAAACGACGAAACGAACAACAATAACAATGGTAGCGTGCCTAGAGAGCACTACCTCCACACCGAAAATGATAAAAAAGATATCGCCCTCCAGTGCTAAAACCACTCAAACAGCAGTAGCGCACAAACGCCctccaatatatatatatagagatagAGCACCCCACTCCCTGCATTTCAATCACGACACACACAAATCACAGAGTGCACGGCCCTGGCATTTTTGCTGTTGCTTTGAGTGTTGGCAGCAGCATGGCCAGTGCTGCGATCTGCTCGGTCACCATCCTCCTCTTGGCTATGGCCGTGTTTGCCTCCGTCTCCAGCGCCTCACATCCATTGGCGGCTGTGGAGGCAACAACAGACCACGCCATCACCAAGGGGAAGGGCAACCTGCTAACAGTGCACAATGTCCATGACAAGGAACAGATGGAGGAGGCCAATGCCGGGGGACAACAAGGCAGTGCCACCGAAAAGGTAATGAGCTCGATGCCTGCTCAGGAGGAAGGTAAGAAGTCCGGATCCTATTGGGGCATAACCAAGAAGCTAGACGACGACGATGATTCCGATCATGATTCGGACTCGGACCATGATCACGATCACGATTCAGATACGGATCACCATGATCACGATCACGATCGCGATTCAGACTCGGACCATGCTCACGATCACGATTCAGACGGGGATTCTAACGACAACGATGATGAAGACGACGATGATGACCACAAATCTAAGAATGAAAGGAAGAAGAATCACGCAGCTCAGGGGAGGAAAGGAGCTCCGGGCAGTAAGCGCGATGACCAGCTGCCTAAGATAGTGAAAAAGGTGTGAGCTTTCATGCTTCCTGCAAAGATCATCGTGAACAAATGAAGCTTAATTAGTAGGTGGGTGCCTGCCTTTGTCTTCGTGTCTGTAACTCTAATAaaaataactgtaaagtgatGTGTGTGTGACCCTGCTATTAATAAGTATTGGACCCTGTGAGGCTGTGAGCAGAATGTATATGCAAATGTGAACCTGACAGTCCATCTGTCTTTCAGCACATAAGAAAAATGCACTCATTGTTGGGTTGTTTTTCTCCCGGGCAGGCTGCATGTTGggttgtttttcttcttttgggcCGACGATTGTTATCCGATAAGATTCAGTGGGCCAGGAGTTGTTTGATGAGGTTTGGTGGGCTGATTGTTCGTTTTGCTATTTGACTATTTCTTTCTTTGATCAAATAGGTAATGCAGGCAAACAAATTTTCAAACTAGAATAGTAAAACTATGTGGAACATTTAAATATATAACATCGAGTGTTTGTATGTGTGAACGTGATAACATGTTCACCCCGTGTCTTTTTTTTACTACACATTATTGGCAAATAGTTAAAACGAAGAAAGAAATTTAACCAATTCAAATCGTGTCAGTCCATATCGGAATCTCTCTTTTAAGATGCAAGATCAACTTACCATTCCAGTGTTTGACTTCTTTTTTCTAAGACGCTAGTTGTCCACTTGCATCGGGCCACGTTGTGATATGCGATGTGCCGATGTTTATGGATCTAACACGCACATATATACGGCTTTGGAATGAAGTTTATTGTTTTTTATGCTGTTCCTCACGTGGATTTGTCCCTTCCAAATGGCTACCCTGCACAATCGCATTATATTACTAACGATCAGTTCTTCGTCCTGCCAATGCGAAGTAATAAAAGTCCGATCCCAATCTGCTGCACGCCTTCACATGAACCAAGCAAAAGAAAATCATCTTTCCTCATTACTCAATGGgagttttagaattttgaacgATGGCGATTCATGATCATAGATTATTGAAACCGGTGAGTATCCACTGGTACAAAAAGAGTATGTTGTCCCAGTAAAAACATTGTGTATCCTGCGGGATTTAAGCCTAAGACCTCTTGCGTTGCActgcatatgcatgcatgccGGCAGCGGGCAGAGAGTGTGTGCAAGTTCTATCCGATGGGAGAGAGAGCATGGAGAAACTAACGGGACACCGCTTGCAGGCAGATATGAGAAGGTGACAAAGTAACCCTTGCATGTGACGCGGTTCAGTACGATCGGATCATAGATAATTTTACTTTTGGATCGTTGAATAGCGTAGAAATTGACCAAATTATGATGCATACGGCAAGTTGGCAAGATGGAGCACAATCTCCAAAAATATAATTACCTCCAAAATCAAAATGAGCTTGACAGATCAGATGAATTCATATCTCTCTTGCATTTGGGTCAGGCAATCAGCTAGGTCTTGTGGAAAACCTGGTATATATGCACCTTGTAGACTGTTAAAAGCAGGGGCGAGTTTTTTGGATCCTTGGATTGTGTGGTGGCTAGGTTACTGGTTGTTTGATGTCAATATAGTCCCTTAGCTAAATGAGTAGATGAAGGCAACAGTGGTAATTTCTGGTCAACTAGATCCAATGGTAAGGTTTTTCATTTTTGATCTTGGTATGAGATGGTGGTTGTCACCAGCTTGTTGGCAGCCATGCATGCCACATGTACTATTCTATTGTCGTGCCAGCCTATTCAGCGCAAGTAGAAATAATCTGAAACGAAAAACAATGGGGTTCGTTGTTTTAACTTTTCATATCTGATCCACTAGACCCATTGAGTGGAGATAATATTTCAATATATATTATGGCTGATGAGATGATTTGGGAACATGGATGCCAAGTAGGTTACCTGGTTAGTAAAACTGAGGTTGCTGTGGTTTTGGAGCCACAAAATTGAATTGGGATGACGCTATGTCTTGTTTGGTTAGAGACATACTCACCCATCTCGGTAAACTGAAGCCATTTCTATAAGACCAGTCTCAATGGGGATTTCATATAAGGTTTTATGACATAaagtatcatcaattttgctaacatggcaaggagagagaaaaatagagtttcatgagatgtgaggagagttttatCATCATGAAACTCATTTGGTATAGTTATCTAGCTAGTTCCGAGTCTAGGTAACTGTGCTATGAAGTAATGCACCGAGACTGGCCTAAGATATATGCATCGGCACTTATTACGAGCGGgcacatatttttttttcaactttGTCCTTTGAATTTCAACTTTTTCGGCATACATTTCATATGTACGATCTCGGTGGAGATAACTTTATTTGGATATTCTGGATTTTTGTGACCGTTAGGTggactagcctatcaacccatACCCCGCACggattaattagaattaatataaaaattaggcatatagctaataattataattatctatctcgtGCCCTCTTTCacctattaaatattctaaaactctaaatatatattttatcattacctagttgcaatagattttattttgcatcacacatccatgtatgttatatatatataactgaaccatttgtttgtgaattgggtatttttatttcttccatcatatatgaatacAATGATGACACATATTGTGGgtagtattttatataaataataatatatataataataataaatagtaatttagaattttatattggtgcatttcaatattttattatagttatataatttagattcagaatTAGAtgatataattagatattatatgcaaattttagaggttatttgcattatttttataatagcataggttggtaatttacacaaagattataGGTTACTTTACATTTTTTATAATGAAAGagatgggtaatttagatacatgtttaggggttactttaacctatttttataatagcagagaagagtaatttattaggaaatatAACAGATTCaggctattataattagagttgttggattgatgaccagatgtttctaatttttatgagaatttctaAGATTTCTTTATCTTCGTAGAGTTCCACTTAGaattctaggtggcttcacaTGGAGGTTTAAAAAGAGCCTcgaattagtaatagtaagattataAATAAACTAACTCACACCTTTCTGCATAGGAGTATGACTAGAAAGCTCATAACTTTTATACTAGTGAGTATATACCCAATGAAAATTATATATCGAAATACAACAAAGTGCAAGATAATGTGCTTCCTATTCTTTATACATTGGAAAATGAAGAGGCCACGAGGCAAACGTGGTCAACTCCTGACTTTGCACTAATATAAGATAGGATCACTCGGATCTTACCCTTTTATTCTTAGGGTCTGTTTAGATGAAACACAAGAActtttttgcgttggaatcttgctaatttgaagtattaaatgaagtctatttttgcacagatgggttgtaaatcgcgagacgaatctaatgatactaattaattcatgattaatcaattattatcggatggttactgtagcactactGTTGCaaacatggattaagtaggctcattagattcgtctcgcgatttacaatctatctatgcaaaaaaatttgtaaatagacttcatttagtactacatgtatgtgtcgaaacattcgatgtgacggttttTTGTGTTTATGGGATTTATGGGGtgagaactaaacagagccttcGCTTGGTCAACTCATCCACATGCAGCAGCATCTAGCAGATCACTTACCCACCAATCAGATCCAAGAACCTAAACTATACTCCGATATCCTAGCTATCCATCCAGTACATTTACAGAAGTACATCTAACAAAACTAAATAAACTAAACCAGACCAAGTTGCAAATAAACAATGAGgatctggatttttttttttttttggaacatgAGGATCTGGATTCTGTAGCCTCCAAATGCAACTGCATGCAACCACTGCATGGTCGCGAGTCTCATCTCCACAATGCATGGTCCTACCGGCAGCAACTGCCATTGTTGAGCACACGCACCTCCTCGTTGGGAGCACCATCGATCCTCTATCCCGCTAGCACCTACTAGCCAGTTATGATGAAATCGGGCATGAGAAGGGTGCAGAGAGCAGCAGCAGACCGACAGTACGATGCTTGCTGGAGCATCAGTAAGGTCCTACCTACCATCGGGCCAGGTGACGAGTGCAACATCGCTCTCCGGACTGCAGCCTAGTGAGCCCATGTGGGGTGACAAGGAAAAAGAATTTCAGGCACTACTACACCACTGCGGAGGGCCTTATTGTAATACAGCAAACATGGATGGAAGCACAATCTCCAAAAAAGAATCCAAAGTCAAAATGTGCTTGACAGAGATGAATGAATGCATGCCTACCTGTCATTCTGCTACAAATTGTAAAGCTGGTATGTACTAGTACTACCTTGTGCAGTAGTACATTGTTAAAAGCAGGTGGGATGGACTGAATGCTTGGACCATTGGAACAGCCTTTTCACCTTTGTGAGTTGGTATTGGTGTGGTGGTGTGATTCACCATGTTGGCAGCCATGCCACATGTATTTAATTGACATGTCAGCCTATTCagcaaaagtaaaaaaaaactaaaaaggaACAATGTAATTAACTATTTTATCTGGCACGGTCCACTAGACGAGTGGAGAAAATATTTATTTGAATATGTTTTATGCGGATCGGATGACCTGGAAAACATTGATTACAGCAAGTACGCTTACCTGATTAGCAAAACTGAGGTGGTTGTGATTTTAGGGCTGCAAAGCTGAGTTGGGATGACCTGATATCATGTCTTGTTTGGTCTAGAAGCACATCCACTCAACCATGTCAGCACTACTTCATATGCGACCACTATGATTAGCCAGTGAAAATTATGGAGATCCGCCTGACTTCGCAGTAAGAAAAGGTAATGAAAGGGTCACTCAGATCTTATTTCCCTCCTTTCAACTCAGCCACATGCAACGTCCAGTTCACTTACTCACCAAGATCCAAGATCCTAAAATATATAGGCTGCTACATAGAAGTACATCGATCGAACGCAAGCAAACTAAACCAGACAAAGTTGCAAACAATGAAGAGCTGGAGCATCCCCACGGCGGCCGCCGTGGTCGCGGCCACCATTTTCTTCTCCCTCTCGACCATGGCCCTACCGGCGGCTTCCGCCATTGTCGAACACACCTTCGTTGTAATTAAGCTTGATCCTCTATTATTCCACGGCCTCGACCTCCACTGCACCTGGATGCCATCCTTCTGCATACTGTTAGCTGGCATCTCTGTCCTGAATTTGAATCTGTATGCAGGTGAGCCAGATGACCATGAAGCACTTGTGCAAGGAGACTCCCGTCACCGTCGTGAACGGACAGATCCCAGGGCCAACGATCGAGGTTACAGAGGGAGACTCGGTGACCGTTCATGTCGTCAACAAGTCACCCCACAACATAACAATCCATTGGTGTAGCTAGCATTTCTCCAAGCGCCGAAGATAGAGATTGCATGTTTTCATGGAGGATGATATGTTGGTGTTTCCTAATCGATCGATATGCAGGCACGGAGTGAAGCAGCGGCGGAATTGCTGGTCTGACGGGGTGCCGATGGTCACCCAGTGCCCCATCCTGCCGAACCAAAACTTCACCTACCGGTTCAGCGTCGCCGGGCAGGTAGGTACCCTGTGGTGGCATGCTCACGTCTCCTGCCTCCGGGCAACCCTGCATGGCGCCATCATCATCCGGCCAAGACTTGGGGCCAGCTCGTATCCATTTGACCATTTCCGAAGCCTGATCGTGAGATCCCCTTCATTATAGGTACTGTACCGTACGTCGTCAACTTTTCTGCTTCCATTCCATCTACTCGCTCGTCAACTTTTCTCCATGATAGATATGATGAGCATGTAGCTAGCAAAATTACATGTTTGGATGGAACTCTGAAGATTAGTCTTCTGTATGTATCGTCTATGCATGAATAATCGATCGAACTACTATTTTCAACTTTGGCATGGGTGCAGTACAACTACTAGCTGTGATATATATGTGATGCGTTCTGAGCTGAACTGTTGCTGTTAATAAGAGAATGAATGGTcttcatgatgatgatgatgacagggGATTGGTGGGCGATGGACCTTGCCGTGGTAGCCAGAAGAATGGAGAAGGATAATTTCTTCGATTACTTCCCCAGTGCATCCACAATTAACGGCAAGCTTGGAGATCTATTCAACTGCTCTGGTAACAATCAACTATATATTATCGCATATATAGTAGTATATATCTCTATATACAGCATATATGTCCAATTCCAAAGCAAAataggaagaaagaaagaaaaactccGATCCGTCTGTTACTCAATGGAGTTCTTGAATTCGATTCTGAAGGTGTTCCAGAGGACGGGTTCGTGCTGGACGTGGAGGCTGGCAAGACCTACTTGCTGCGCATAATCAacacggcgctcttctccgagTCCTCAAGATCGCCGGGCACAAATTCACCGTGGTTGCCTCCGACGCCAACTATGTCAGACCTTACACCACGGATCTCGTCGTGATCGCGCCCGGCGAGACCATCGATGCCCTGGTGGTCGCCGACGCGCCCCCGGGCAAGTATTACATGGTCGCCATGCCCAACCAGGCGCCCTTGCCCGACACCCAGACCCCAGAGCCATCCACGAGAGCCACCATGCAGTACAGCCCAGCCGGCAATGGCGGCAAGCCGGTGGCACCTGTGATGCCTGATCAGCACGACGTGGTGCAGTCACTGTATTTCCACAGCAACCTGAGCAGCCTGCGAGACCCACGGCACCCACTGCCGCCGGTGCCCAAGCAAGTGGACCAGCACCTGTTCATCACG containing:
- the LOC120663948 gene encoding KAT8 regulatory NSL complex subunit 3-like isoform X1 translates to MAPKRRRADQSLPATAPAPPLRTPKRQPVVVFAHGAGAPSSSDWMVHWKEMVQDALDAVEVVTFDYPYMSGGKRRAPPKAEKLIDHHLGVVKDAAAKYQGHPLILMGKSMGSRVSCMVASSDDIDVSAVVCLGYPLKGVNGAVRDETLLQLKVPTMFVQGSKDGLCPLDRLESTRKKMTCKNELHVIDGGDHSFKIGKKYLESRGLNQHDAEMEAVKAISQFVQNSFSEICT
- the LOC120663948 gene encoding KAT8 regulatory NSL complex subunit 3-like isoform X2 translates to MAPKRRRADQSLPATAPAPPLRTPKRQPVVVFAHGAGAPSSSDWMVHWKEMVQDALDAVEVVTFDYPCGKRRAPPKAEKLIDHHLGVVKDAAAKYQGHPLILMGKSMGSRVSCMVASSDDIDVSAVVCLGYPLKGVNGAVRDETLLQLKVPTMFVQGSKDGLCPLDRLESTRKKMTCKNELHVIDGGDHSFKIGKKYLESRGLNQHDAEMEAVKAISQFVQNSFSEICT